The stretch of DNA ACTGGAGCACCGCCACGGCTGCGTGGATCCCGAGCGGCTCGACGCCCTCGAGTGCCGCATGCGCGCCAACCTCAACCGGCGCCTGGCCAGCGAGCTGATCGCGATCGACGGCGCCAGCGAGGCGCTGGCCGCCCTGGTCGGCCATCCCATGGGCGTGGTCTCCAACGGCCCGGAGAACAAGATCCGCACCTCACTGGAGGCCACCGGCCTCTCCGGCATCTTCGGCGACCACCTGTTCAGCGCCTACACGGCCAAGTGCTGGAAGCCCGACCCCTGCCTGTTCCACCATGCCGCCCGCCTGATGGGCTTCGCACCGGAGGAGTGCGTGGTCATCGATGACGCCATGGTCGGCGTCAAGGGCGCCCTGGCCGCCGGGATGACGGTGATCCACCTCAACCGCTTCCCCGACGTCGAGGAGACCCCTCCCGGGGCGATCATGATCAGCAACATGTTCCAGCTGCCCACGGTGATCGCCCACCTGGAAAGCGGCCGCGCCATGGTGGCCCACGCCTGATATCCCCCCGTCGCGCGACCGCCGATGGACCACGCCCCCGGATGCAGACCGCCGCCGGGATGGCTATCATCGCGACCACACCCCGACACGCGAGGAGGCCGACATGGCATCCCTGAAGGATCAGCTCGGCGGACTGGTCTATTCCACCGAACATGGCGATACCTGCCCGGACTGCCGCCGCCCCCTGGCCGAGTGCGACTGTGCCGAGCGGGCCGAACGGGAGCGGCTGGCCGAGCTCGACGGCACCGTGCGCATCCGCCGCGAGACCAGCGGCCGCAAGGGCAAGGGCGTCACCACCCTGGAGGGCATCCCGCTGCCCGCCGCCGAGCTCAAGACCCTGGCCAAGGCGCTCAAGAAGCGCTGCGGCACGGGGGGTGCCGTCAAGGACGGCATCGTCGAGATCCAGGGCGACCATCGCGAGCTGTTGAAGGGCGAACTGGAGGCGCGCGGCTTCCGGGTCAAGCTGGCCGGCGGCTGACTGTCGGGCCGGGGTCGGCGTCCAGCGCCTCGCACAGCGACACCAGGGCCTCGGCCGGGGCCGCCACCTTCAGGGCATAGAGGTCGTCGGCACGGGTCCGGCCCAGGTTCAGGCAGGCGATGGGCCGCCCCTCCTTGGCCGCGGCCCGGGCGAAGCGGAAACCGGAAAAGACCATCAGCGAAGAGCCCACCACCAGCAGGGCATCGCTCTCGCCCAGCAGGGCGAAGGCGTCCTCCACGGTGGCGCGGGGCACGCTGTCGCCGAAGAAGACCACATCGGGCTTGTAGATGCCGTCGCCGCAACGGGTGCAGCCCGGCACCCGGAAGCCGGAGAAATCGGCCTCGAGATCGGCGTCGCCGTCGGGCCCCGCCCGGGCGCCGACCTCCTGCCAGCGGGGATTGCGGTCGGCCAGCTCGGCATGCAGGTCATGACGCATGCGCCGTGCGCCGCAGCCCATGCAGCGCACCTGGTCGGCCCGCCCGTGCAGGTCGATCACCCGCCGGGAGCCGGCCTGCTGGTGGAGGCCGTCGACGTTCTGGGTGATCACGCCACTCACCTTCCCCAGGGCCTCGAGCCGGGCCAGGGCCCCATGGGCGGCATTGGGGCGCGCCTCCTGCAGGGCACGAAAGCCGACCAGCGCCCGCGCCCAGTAGCGCTGACGGGCCGCATGGCTGGCCATGAACACCTGGTGCTGCATCGGGGGCGGCCGCTTCCAGTCGCCACGGTCGTCCCGGTAGTCGGGAATGCCGCTGGCCGTGCTGATACCCGCCCCCGTGAGCACGGCCAGGCGCGGGTGCCGGTCGACGAAGGCCACCAGGGCCTCCAGGTCCTGTTCGTTCACCGCCACGCGGCTCTTTCTCACGCTGCCGTGTCTCACGCCCGTCTCCTCGCCGCCCATGGGTTTCCCCTCGCCGCCACGCCGAAAGAGCATGGCCCCCAGGGGGTGAGGTTGTCTAGAATGGGGCTTCCCCTTCAGGGCAAGGACACCCGATGGCCTGGCTGGAATACCTGCTCCCGCTGATCTTCCTGTTTCCGCTGGCGGCCACCGCCGTCATCGTGCTGGCCCTGCGCAACCTGCACGATGCCCGGGTGCACTCCCCCTTCGACGCCCACCCGCTGCGCGAGCCCGGCCAGGGCCTGCGCGACCGCCTCGACCGCGCCTTCGCCGGCCTGTTCCTGGACGGCGCCCTCGGCCCCATCGTCACCCTGGCACCGCTGGTCTACGGCATGGGCCGCATGCTCTTCGCCAGCGAGCAGGACTGGATCGAGTGGGCGCTCTACGGGGCGCTCTGCACCCTGCTGGCGCTGGTGTTCTGCTTCCTGCTGATCCGCGACTTCCAGCGCATCCGGCGGCTCAAGCTGGGCCTGGCCTGCGAACTCGCCGTGGGCCAGGAGCTCGAGCGGCTGATCCGCCCCGAGGAGCACCCCTACTACGTCTTCCACGACGTGCCGGCGGAGGGCTACACCATCGATCATGTGGCGGTCACCCCCCATGGCGTCTTCGTGATCGAGACCCGCGCCCGCACGCCGGCCATCACCCCTGGCGGCCAGGAGGACAACCTCGTGGCCGTGGAAGCCGAGCGACTGCGCTTCCCGGGCTGGAGCGAGCGGGCGCCGCTGTTCAAGACCCGCCAGGCCACCCACTGGCTGGCGACCTGGCTGGAGGGCCGGGTGGGAACGGCGGTGCCGGTCAAGGGGGTCCTGGCCCTGCCCGGATGGCGGATCGACGCAGGCCAGGCGCCGGACGACCTGCTGGTGGTCGGAGGCGGGGACCTGGCGAGCCGGCTCACCGGGACCTCGCTGGGCGAGATCGACACCGCCACCCATGACGCGGTGATCGTGGCCCTGCGCCATCGCGCCAGCCGCCAGGACCTGCCAGCGCCGTTAGCGCCCGCGACCTGAATCAGTCGAAGGTGGCGATGCGCACCCGGGTCGCGCAGCGGCCGCGGTCCTGGCGCACCAGGCTCTCGGCCGCCGGGAAGTCCGCCAGGCGTTCGGCCGAGATCCCGATCCGCACCTCGGTGAGCAGGCGCCGGCCCCGCCCGCGGCACTCCAGCCGCAGTGCCCGCCCGGTGTCCTCGCCGAAGGCCGCCTCGAAGGCATCGATCAGCGCGTTGCGCGACACCTCTCTCCCCTGCTGGAGCGTCACGAAGGCGCCGAAGGCACTCTCGTTGACCGCCTCGACCAGGGCCACCGCGGCCGCGACATACGCCTGCTCGGGCAACGCCAGGCAGGCGGCGTGCTTGGCATACTGGTAGCGATCCAGGCAGCTGGCACGCCCCGGCATGACGGCATCGAGGTGCCTGCCGAGCGCCGCGGAGAGCGCCAGGGGCGGATGGGCGCGGCAGAAGCTGCCCTCGGGGCGCGGCGTCTCCAGGAAACACCCCTTTTGCCACCAGCGGCGACGGTCGACGCCCCGGTCGGCGAAGCGCTCCGGCAGCGAGGGCCAGAGGCCGTGCAGCACGAAGCCCCGATCGGCCCCCTCGCGAAGGGCCGGCTCGCGGCACTCCCGGGGTGGGCGGGAGCGACTCTCGCAGAAGCCGGGGTGCCAGGTCAGCGCCAGGGTGTAGTGATCGACGCCCTCGGCCGACAGGCCCTCGAGCGGGCCGACTCCCTGCGCGTCCCACGCCTGCGTGAGCGGCGCTGGCGCCGCCGTGACGATGGCCAACAGCGCCATCGCCAGCCCCCGCCCT from Halomonas aestuarii encodes:
- a CDS encoding HAD family hydrolase, whose protein sequence is MARPLCLLFDCDGTLVDSEPLLADEMSASLTDAGLPFQASDYMGEFRGARFRHIVAELEHRHGCVDPERLDALECRMRANLNRRLASELIAIDGASEALAALVGHPMGVVSNGPENKIRTSLEATGLSGIFGDHLFSAYTAKCWKPDPCLFHHAARLMGFAPEECVVIDDAMVGVKGALAAGMTVIHLNRFPDVEETPPGAIMISNMFQLPTVIAHLESGRAMVAHA
- a CDS encoding translation initiation factor Sui1, which codes for MASLKDQLGGLVYSTEHGDTCPDCRRPLAECDCAERAERERLAELDGTVRIRRETSGRKGKGVTTLEGIPLPAAELKTLAKALKKRCGTGGAVKDGIVEIQGDHRELLKGELEARGFRVKLAGG
- a CDS encoding NAD-dependent protein deacetylase; its protein translation is MRHGSVRKSRVAVNEQDLEALVAFVDRHPRLAVLTGAGISTASGIPDYRDDRGDWKRPPPMQHQVFMASHAARQRYWARALVGFRALQEARPNAAHGALARLEALGKVSGVITQNVDGLHQQAGSRRVIDLHGRADQVRCMGCGARRMRHDLHAELADRNPRWQEVGARAGPDGDADLEADFSGFRVPGCTRCGDGIYKPDVVFFGDSVPRATVEDAFALLGESDALLVVGSSLMVFSGFRFARAAAKEGRPIACLNLGRTRADDLYALKVAAPAEALVSLCEALDADPGPTVSRRPA
- a CDS encoding nuclease-related domain-containing protein — protein: MAWLEYLLPLIFLFPLAATAVIVLALRNLHDARVHSPFDAHPLREPGQGLRDRLDRAFAGLFLDGALGPIVTLAPLVYGMGRMLFASEQDWIEWALYGALCTLLALVFCFLLIRDFQRIRRLKLGLACELAVGQELERLIRPEEHPYYVFHDVPAEGYTIDHVAVTPHGVFVIETRARTPAITPGGQEDNLVAVEAERLRFPGWSERAPLFKTRQATHWLATWLEGRVGTAVPVKGVLALPGWRIDAGQAPDDLLVVGGGDLASRLTGTSLGEIDTATHDAVIVALRHRASRQDLPAPLAPAT
- a CDS encoding ribonuclease T2 family protein, which produces MVSWRRLGRGLAMALLAIVTAAPAPLTQAWDAQGVGPLEGLSAEGVDHYTLALTWHPGFCESRSRPPRECREPALREGADRGFVLHGLWPSLPERFADRGVDRRRWWQKGCFLETPRPEGSFCRAHPPLALSAALGRHLDAVMPGRASCLDRYQYAKHAACLALPEQAYVAAAVALVEAVNESAFGAFVTLQQGREVSRNALIDAFEAAFGEDTGRALRLECRGRGRRLLTEVRIGISAERLADFPAAESLVRQDRGRCATRVRIATFD